The genomic DNA GAAGGAGGCACGGCCCGGGCCACGGGCGTGGTGCGGGACGCCTTCTATGTGGGTGAGGAACGCTTCCCCTTGGAAGGCGAGGCCACCTGGAAGGTGGCGGTTTCCGCCGTGGGCGGGCCGGAATACTGGCTTTCCGGGGAGGTGGAGGGGGTGGTCCTCATGGAGTGCCGCCGCTGCCTCAAGCCCACCCCCACCCACGTTCACGCCCACTTCCAGCACATGCTCCGCTACCAGGAGGGCCTCAAGGAAGTGGTCTTCCACGAGGAAGAGGAGGAGGAGTACTACGCCTTCGGGCTTCCCGACCTGGACCTCCTCCCCTTCCTCACCGAGGCCTTTGTGACGGAGATGCCCTACACTGTCCTCTGCGAGGAGGGGTGCAAGGGGCTTTGCCCGGTGTGCGGGGCCGACCGCAACCTGGTGGACTGCGGCCACGAGGTGGGGCTTTCCCACCCCTTCATCGGCCTTAAGGACCTCCTTCCGGAACTCTAGCGGGTCTGCTATACTACCAGGGGTTTAGCGGGGGCCCTTGGCCCCCCACGGAGGATTGGAGATGGCCAAGCACCCGGTACCCAAGAAGAAGACCTCCAAGGCGCGGCGCGACGCCCGCAGGAGCCACCACGCCCTGACCCCCCCGACCCTGGTCCCCTGCCCCGAGTGCAAGGCGATGAAGCCCCCGCACACCGTCTGCCCGGAGTGCGGCTACTACGACGGGCGCAAGGTCCTGGAGGTTTAGACCCCGTTCAAGCCCATAGCCCCGGCCTCCCCGGGGCCTCAACTTTTTTCAGGGGCGCGGGTATAGTAAGGCCCATGACGGGAGGTCAGGCATGAGCGGCATCCTGGCCCTGGGGGCGTACGTGCCCCAAAGGGTCATGAAAAACGAGGAGTTTGAGGCCTACCTGGACACCTCGGACGAGTGGATCGTCACCCGCACGGGCATCCGGGAGCGGCGCATCGCCGCGGAGGATGAGTACACCTCAGACCTGGCCTTCAAGGCTGTGGAGGACCTCCTGGCCCGCCATCCGGGGGCCTTGGAAGGGGTGGATGGGGTGATCGTGGCCACCAACACCCCGGACGCCCTTTTCCCCGACACCGCCGCCTTGGTTCAAGCCCGTTTCGGCCTAAACGCCTTCGCCTACGATCTCCTGGCGGGTTGCCCGGGGTGGGTCTACGGCCTGGCCCAGGCCCACGCCCTGGTGGAGGCTGGCCTGGCCCGCAAGGTCTTGGTGGTGGGGGCGGAGGCCCTTTCCAAGATCCTGGACTGGAACGACCGGGCCACCGCCGTCCTCTTTGGGGATGCCGGGGGAGCGGCGGTGGTGGGGAGGGTGCGGGAGGGCTTTGGCTTCAAGTCCTTCGTCCTAGGGGCGGACGGCACGGGGGCCAAGGAGCTTTTCCACGCCTGCGTGGCCCCAAGGCTTCCCGACGGCACCTCCATGCGAAACCGCCTGTACATGAACGGGCGGGAGGTCTTCAAGTTCGCCGTGCGGGTGATGAACACCGCTACCCTCGAGGCCATTGAGCGGGCCGGCCTCACCCCCGAGGACATCAAGGTCTTCGTCCCACACCAGGCCAACCTCCGCATCATCGATGCGGCCCGGGAGCGGCTCGGCCTCCCCTGGGAACGGGTGGTGGTGAACGTGGACCGCTACGGCAACACCTCCACCGCCTCCATCCCCCTGGCCTTGAAGGAGGCGGTGGACGCCGGGCGCATCCAGGAAGGGGACCACGTCCTCTTGGTTTCCTTCGGGGCTGGGCTCACCTGGGCAGCGGCGGTCCTCACCTGGGGGGGTGCCTGATGTGGGCGGCCCTGTTCCCGGGGCAGGGCTCGCAGAGGGTGGGCATGGGGAAAGCCCTCTACGAGGCCTTCCCCGAGGCCAAGGAGGTCCTGGACCGGGCCGAGGCGGTCCTGCCGGGCCTCCTCTCCCTCATGTGGGAAGGCCCCGAGGCGGCCCTCACCCTAACGGAAAACCAGCAGCCCGCCCTCCTGGCCGTGGGCTACGCCGCCTACCGGGCCTACCTGGGCCAGGGTGGGAAGCCCCCGGCCCTGGCCGCGGGGCACTCCTTGGGGGAGTGGACGGCCCACGTGGCCGCAGGAACCCTGGAGCTGGAGGACGCCTTAAGGCTGGTGCGCCTCCGGGGGCGGTACATGCAAGAGGCGGTCCCCCCAGGGCAAGGGGCCATGGCCGCCATCCTGAAGCTTCCCCTGGCGGAGATCCAGGCCGCCCTGGAAGGGCTAGAAGGGGTAGAGATCGCCAACCTCAACGCCCCCGAGCAGACGGTGATCTCTGGGCGCAAGGAGGCGGTGGAAAAGGCGGCGGAAAGGCTTAAGGCCCTCAGGGCCCGGGTGGTCTTCCTGCCCGTTTCCGCCCCCTTCCACTCCTCCCTCATGGCCCCGGCCAGGGAACGGCTCGCCCAGGACCTGGAGGGGGTTCCCTTCCGGAAGCCCCTTTTCCCCGTCTACTCCAACGTCACCGCCGAGCCCCTCGAGGACCCCGAGGCCATCAAGGGGCTCCTTCTGGAACAGATCACCGCCCCGGTGCGCTGGGTGGAGATCCTTAAGGACATGGAACGGCGGGGCGTGCGGCGCTTTGTGGAGTTCGGTAGCGGGGAGGTGCTCAAAGGCCTCGTGGCCCGCACCCTGGAGGGCGCAGGGGCCCTTTCCGTCACCGATCCCGAAAGCCTGAGGAAGGCCTTGGAGGTGGAAGATGCGTAAGGCGCTCGTCACGGGAGCAAGCCGGGGCATCGGTCGGGCCATCGCCCTGCGCCTGGCCCAAGAGGGCTTCGCCCTGGCCATCCACTACGGGCAAAACCGGGAAAAGGCGGAGGAGGTGGCGGCCGAGGCCCGCCGTCTGGGAAGCCCCCTGGTGGGCCTCCTGGGGGCGAACCTCCTGGAGGCGGAGGCGGCAAGCGCCTTGGTGCACCAGGCGGCGGAGCTCTTGGGAGGGCTAGACACCCTGGTGAACAACGCCGGCATCACCCGGGACACCCTCTTGGTGCGGATGAAGGACGAGGACTGGGAGGTGGTCTTGGAGGCTAACCTCTCCGCCGTCTTCCGCACCACCCGGGAGGCCATCAAGCTCATGATGAAGGCCCGCTTCGGGCGCATCGTGAACATCACCAGCGTGGTGGGGCTTTTGGGCAATCCGGGCCAGGCCAACTACGTGGCCTCCAAGGCGGGGCTCATCGGCTTTACCCGGGCCGTGGCCAAGGAGTACGCCCAAAGGGGCATCACGGTGAACGCCGTGGCCCCGGGGTTTATCGAAACGGAGATGACGGAAAGGCTCCCGCAGGAGGTGCGGGAAGCTTACCTCAAGCAGATTCCCGCTGGCCGCTTCGGCCGGCCCGAGGACGTGGCCGAGGCGGTGGCCTTCTTGGTGAGCGAAAAGGCGGGCTACATCACCGGCCAAACCCTTTGCGTGGACGGGGGGCTCACCCCCCACTAGGTGGTAAAATCCCCCCCGGGAGGTTTCCATGACGGAGCAGGAAATCTTTGAAAAGGTCAAGGCGGTTATCGCGGACAAGCTCCAGGTGGAACCGGAGAAGATCACCCTCGAGGCCCGCTTCATCGAGGACCTGGGGGCGGACTCCCTGGACACCGTGGAGCTCATCATGGGCCTGGAGGACGAGTTCGGCCTGGAGATCTCCGACGAGGAAGCGGAGAAGATCCGCACGGTGAAGGACGCCGTGGCCTACATCCAGGCCAAGCTGGGCTAAGGAACCTGGCCAAAGAAGGGGGCGGGGCCAAGCCCCGCCCGGGGTATTTTTGACGGTATACTACCCCCATGCGACGCGTGGTGGTCACCGGCCTTGGGGCCCTTACCCCCATCGGGGTGGGCCAGGAGGCCTTCCACAAAGCCCAACTAGAAGGCAAAAGCGGGGTCCGCCCCATCACCCGGTTTGACGCCTCGGCGCTTCCCGTGCGCATCGCCGCCGAGGTGGACGTGGACCCTGAGGCCTTCTTGGACAAGAAGGAGATCAAGCGCCTGGACCGCTTCGCCCAGTACGCCCTCATCGCCGCCGAGCTGGCCCTTAAAGACGCCGGGCTGGAGCCGGGCACGCTGGACCCCGAGCGGGTGGGCACCCTGGTGGGTACGGGCATCGGGGGGATGGAAACCTGGGAAGCGCAGAGCAAGGTCTTCCTGGAGCGGGGTCCCAACCGCATCAGCCCCTTCTTCATCCCCATGATGATCGCCAACATGGCCTCGGCCCACATCGCCATGCGCTACGGCTTCATGGGACCCTCCACCACCGCCGTCACCGCCTGCGCCACGGGCTCGGACGCCATCGGCCAGGCCTTCCGCATGATCCAGCTGGGGGAGGCGGACGTGGTCCTGGCCGGGGGGACGGAGGCTGCCATCACCCCCATGGCCATCGGGGCCTTCGCCGTGATGCGGGCCCTTTCCACGCGAAACGACGCCCCCGAGAAGGCAAGCCGCCCCTTCACCCTTTCCCGGGACGGGTTCGTCATGGGGGAGGGCGCCGGGGTCTTGGTCCTGGAGGCCTACGAGCACGCCAAGGCCCGGGGAGCCAAGGTCTACGCCGAGATCGTGGGCTTTGGCCGGAGCGCCGACGCCCACCACATCACCGAGCCCCACCCCGAGGGGAAAGGGGCCGCCTTGGCCATGCGGCGGGCCCTGGAGGACGCCAAGGTGCCCCCCGAGGCCGTGGGCTACATCAACGCCCACGGCACCTCCACCCCCGTGGGGGACCGGGCCGAGGTCTTGGCCATCAAGCAGGTCTTCG from Thermus sp. LT1-2-5 includes the following:
- a CDS encoding DUF177 domain-containing protein, with amino-acid sequence MEQREATSINLARLLKEGGTARATGVVRDAFYVGEERFPLEGEATWKVAVSAVGGPEYWLSGEVEGVVLMECRRCLKPTPTHVHAHFQHMLRYQEGLKEVVFHEEEEEEYYAFGLPDLDLLPFLTEAFVTEMPYTVLCEEGCKGLCPVCGADRNLVDCGHEVGLSHPFIGLKDLLPEL
- the rpmF gene encoding 50S ribosomal protein L32, with protein sequence MAKHPVPKKKTSKARRDARRSHHALTPPTLVPCPECKAMKPPHTVCPECGYYDGRKVLEV
- a CDS encoding beta-ketoacyl-ACP synthase III, with translation MSGILALGAYVPQRVMKNEEFEAYLDTSDEWIVTRTGIRERRIAAEDEYTSDLAFKAVEDLLARHPGALEGVDGVIVATNTPDALFPDTAALVQARFGLNAFAYDLLAGCPGWVYGLAQAHALVEAGLARKVLVVGAEALSKILDWNDRATAVLFGDAGGAAVVGRVREGFGFKSFVLGADGTGAKELFHACVAPRLPDGTSMRNRLYMNGREVFKFAVRVMNTATLEAIERAGLTPEDIKVFVPHQANLRIIDAARERLGLPWERVVVNVDRYGNTSTASIPLALKEAVDAGRIQEGDHVLLVSFGAGLTWAAAVLTWGGA
- the fabD gene encoding ACP S-malonyltransferase; this translates as MWAALFPGQGSQRVGMGKALYEAFPEAKEVLDRAEAVLPGLLSLMWEGPEAALTLTENQQPALLAVGYAAYRAYLGQGGKPPALAAGHSLGEWTAHVAAGTLELEDALRLVRLRGRYMQEAVPPGQGAMAAILKLPLAEIQAALEGLEGVEIANLNAPEQTVISGRKEAVEKAAERLKALRARVVFLPVSAPFHSSLMAPARERLAQDLEGVPFRKPLFPVYSNVTAEPLEDPEAIKGLLLEQITAPVRWVEILKDMERRGVRRFVEFGSGEVLKGLVARTLEGAGALSVTDPESLRKALEVEDA
- the fabG gene encoding 3-oxoacyl-[acyl-carrier-protein] reductase, with product MRKALVTGASRGIGRAIALRLAQEGFALAIHYGQNREKAEEVAAEARRLGSPLVGLLGANLLEAEAASALVHQAAELLGGLDTLVNNAGITRDTLLVRMKDEDWEVVLEANLSAVFRTTREAIKLMMKARFGRIVNITSVVGLLGNPGQANYVASKAGLIGFTRAVAKEYAQRGITVNAVAPGFIETEMTERLPQEVREAYLKQIPAGRFGRPEDVAEAVAFLVSEKAGYITGQTLCVDGGLTPH
- the acpP gene encoding acyl carrier protein; its protein translation is MTEQEIFEKVKAVIADKLQVEPEKITLEARFIEDLGADSLDTVELIMGLEDEFGLEISDEEAEKIRTVKDAVAYIQAKLG
- the fabF gene encoding beta-ketoacyl-ACP synthase II, with product MRRVVVTGLGALTPIGVGQEAFHKAQLEGKSGVRPITRFDASALPVRIAAEVDVDPEAFLDKKEIKRLDRFAQYALIAAELALKDAGLEPGTLDPERVGTLVGTGIGGMETWEAQSKVFLERGPNRISPFFIPMMIANMASAHIAMRYGFMGPSTTAVTACATGSDAIGQAFRMIQLGEADVVLAGGTEAAITPMAIGAFAVMRALSTRNDAPEKASRPFTLSRDGFVMGEGAGVLVLEAYEHAKARGAKVYAEIVGFGRSADAHHITEPHPEGKGAALAMRRALEDAKVPPEAVGYINAHGTSTPVGDRAEVLAIKQVFGDHAKRLMVSSTKSMIGHLLGAAGAVEAIATVQALYHGVIPPTLNLEDPDPELDLDFVPEPREAQVDYALSNSFAFGGHNAVLLFKRV